In one Pseudomonas sp. 31-12 genomic region, the following are encoded:
- a CDS encoding ABC transporter substrate-binding protein has translation MKMLPLRAAIAAALLSVAVGVSAKPLVVCTEASPEGFDMVQYTTAVTADAVAETIFNRLADFKPGTTEVIPALADSWDISEDGLTYTFHLRKGVKFHTTEYFKPTRDMNADDVVWSFQRQLDPNHPWHKLSSVGFPYFESMGFKELLKSVEKVDDNTVKFTLTRREAPFLADIAMAFSSIYSAEYADQLLKANKTGDLNNKPVGTGPFIFQRYAKDAQVRFKANPDYFRGKAPADALILAIATDNNVRLQKLKANECQIALYPKPDDIPSIKKDDKLKVDELNAMTVAYIAINTTHKYLSDVRVRKAIDIAFDKEAAVNALFGKGNATAAVNPFPDTLLGYNHTLKNPARDLDKARALLKEAGVPEGTVFTLFTRNGGGATNPNPMLGAQMMQADLAKVGIKIDIRVMEWGEMLKRAKNGEHDMVSAGWAGDNGDPDNFLTPMLSCEAAKNGENYARWCNEKFQTLIDQAREKTDPAERAALYEQAQVIFNQDQPWISIAHTRMFTAMRNNVEGYHISPLTTNNFATTQVK, from the coding sequence ATGAAAATGCTTCCCCTACGTGCGGCCATTGCAGCCGCGTTGCTCAGTGTCGCTGTTGGCGTCTCGGCCAAACCCCTGGTGGTCTGCACCGAAGCCAGTCCGGAAGGCTTCGATATGGTCCAGTACACGACTGCAGTCACAGCCGATGCGGTGGCCGAAACCATCTTCAATCGTCTGGCGGACTTCAAGCCCGGCACCACTGAAGTGATTCCGGCACTGGCCGACTCCTGGGACATCAGCGAAGACGGTCTGACCTACACGTTCCACCTGCGCAAAGGCGTCAAGTTCCACACCACCGAATACTTCAAACCGACGCGCGACATGAACGCCGACGACGTGGTCTGGAGTTTCCAGCGTCAGCTGGACCCGAACCACCCATGGCACAAACTGTCGAGCGTGGGCTTCCCGTACTTTGAAAGCATGGGCTTCAAGGAACTGCTGAAAAGCGTCGAGAAAGTTGACGACAACACCGTCAAATTCACCCTGACCCGCCGCGAAGCGCCGTTCCTGGCTGACATCGCCATGGCCTTCTCCTCGATCTACTCCGCCGAGTACGCGGATCAGTTGCTCAAGGCCAACAAGACCGGCGACCTGAACAACAAGCCAGTCGGTACCGGCCCGTTCATTTTCCAGCGCTACGCCAAGGACGCCCAGGTTCGCTTCAAGGCCAACCCGGACTACTTCCGCGGCAAGGCGCCGGCTGACGCGTTGATCCTGGCCATCGCCACCGACAACAACGTGCGCCTGCAGAAGCTCAAGGCCAACGAATGCCAGATCGCGCTCTACCCGAAACCGGATGACATTCCGAGCATCAAGAAAGACGACAAGCTGAAGGTCGATGAGCTGAACGCGATGACCGTCGCGTATATCGCCATCAACACCACGCACAAATACCTGAGTGACGTGCGCGTGCGCAAAGCCATCGACATCGCCTTCGACAAGGAAGCGGCCGTCAACGCGCTGTTTGGCAAAGGCAATGCGACCGCTGCGGTGAACCCGTTCCCGGACACGCTGCTGGGTTACAACCACACCTTGAAAAACCCGGCCCGCGACCTCGACAAGGCCCGCGCCCTGCTCAAGGAAGCCGGCGTACCGGAAGGCACGGTATTCACCCTGTTCACCCGCAACGGTGGGGGTGCGACCAACCCGAACCCAATGCTCGGCGCGCAGATGATGCAGGCCGACCTGGCCAAGGTGGGGATCAAGATCGATATCCGCGTGATGGAATGGGGCGAAATGCTCAAACGCGCGAAAAACGGCGAGCACGATATGGTATCCGCCGGATGGGCGGGCGATAACGGCGACCCGGATAACTTCCTGACGCCTATGCTCAGTTGCGAAGCCGCGAAGAACGGCGAAAACTACGCGCGCTGGTGCAATGAAAAGTTCCAGACCCTGATCGACCAGGCCCGCGAAAAAACCGACCCGGCCGAGCGTGCAGCACTGTACGAACAGGCTCAGGTTATTTTTAACCAGGACCAGCCATGGATCAGCATCGCTCACACTAGAATGTTCACCGCAATGCGCAACAACGTAGAGGGCTACCACATTAGCCCCCTCACCACTAATAACTTCGCCACCACCCAGGTGAAGTAG
- a CDS encoding ABC transporter permease subunit, translating into MFSFIARRLGLLIPTFFGITLLTFALIRMIPGDPVEVMMGERRVDPEMHAQAMERLGLNKPLYAQYLDYIGKLAHGDLGESLRTRESVWTEFTSLFPATLELSMAALLFAGILGLLAGVIAALKRGSLFDHGVMGISLAGYSMPIFWWGLILIMFFSVSLGWTPVSGRIDLLYDIEPRTGFMLIDTLLADDVGAFFDALHHLILPAIVLGTIPLAVIARMTRSSMLEVLREDYIRTARAKGLSPSRVVFVHGLRNALIPVLTVVGLQVGTLLAGAVLTETIFSWPGIGKWLIEAIGARDYPVVQNGILLIACLVILVNFVVDILYGFANPRIRHQR; encoded by the coding sequence ATGTTTAGTTTTATTGCCCGCCGACTGGGGTTACTGATCCCCACGTTTTTCGGCATCACCCTGCTGACTTTCGCGTTGATTCGCATGATTCCGGGCGACCCCGTGGAAGTAATGATGGGCGAACGTCGGGTCGACCCCGAAATGCACGCTCAGGCAATGGAACGCCTAGGTCTGAACAAACCCCTGTATGCCCAATACCTGGATTACATCGGCAAGTTGGCCCACGGCGACCTTGGTGAATCCCTGCGTACCCGTGAAAGCGTATGGACCGAGTTCACCTCCCTCTTCCCGGCGACCCTGGAACTGTCCATGGCCGCCCTGTTGTTCGCCGGCATCCTGGGCCTGTTGGCCGGGGTGATCGCGGCACTCAAGCGAGGATCCCTGTTCGACCACGGGGTGATGGGCATCTCCCTGGCGGGATATTCGATGCCGATCTTCTGGTGGGGCCTGATCCTGATCATGTTCTTCTCGGTATCCCTGGGCTGGACCCCGGTGTCCGGGCGGATCGACCTGCTTTACGACATAGAGCCGCGGACCGGCTTCATGCTCATCGACACGCTGCTGGCCGATGACGTCGGTGCGTTCTTCGATGCCCTGCATCACCTGATCCTGCCGGCCATCGTGCTCGGCACCATCCCGCTGGCCGTTATTGCGCGGATGACCCGTTCTTCGATGCTCGAAGTGCTGCGCGAAGACTACATCCGTACCGCCCGCGCCAAAGGCCTGTCGCCTTCGCGCGTGGTGTTCGTGCACGGCCTGCGCAACGCGCTGATTCCGGTACTGACCGTGGTCGGCCTGCAAGTCGGCACATTGCTGGCCGGTGCGGTCCTGACCGAAACCATCTTCTCCTGGCCCGGCATCGGCAAATGGCTGATCGAAGCCATTGGCGCACGGGACTATCCCGTGGTGCAGAACGGCATCCTGTTAATCGCCTGCCTGGTGATTCTGGTCAACTTCGTAGTGGACATCCTCTACGGCTTTGCCAACCCACGCATTCGTCACCAGCGCTGA
- a CDS encoding phytanoyl-CoA dioxygenase family protein: protein MSFFDINKQLYSVHRIENGVSIMDYPTSNFDLAGTLQKTLAGRYNLKTDFALSKMHECLSREEISKHLEDSGHWHDPLQTLGAPMIEAYYKFVHWLSDHLGFDFVFEHNPLVRYHIPAKLDDRYRLPDGELFTHHSDTLLGDYFQQINMWLPFCDVKNTGALSVCSRTASINTLKTFAQEQGYTYNEYKGSRVAFFDYAKQRPQLIADLRTDAMPTNLRYGQCLMFDPRILHGTAENRENITRVSMDFRIVPLDDYESIIKELERQGGRPNSYEGEGLIKGEFYSALTAREIIKN from the coding sequence ATGTCTTTTTTCGATATCAACAAACAGCTTTACAGTGTTCATAGGATAGAGAACGGCGTGTCTATCATGGATTACCCAACGTCGAACTTTGACTTGGCAGGGACACTTCAGAAAACCTTGGCCGGTCGCTACAACCTCAAAACCGACTTTGCACTGAGCAAAATGCACGAATGCCTGAGCCGGGAAGAAATCAGCAAGCATCTGGAAGACTCCGGCCATTGGCATGACCCTCTGCAAACACTCGGGGCGCCAATGATCGAGGCGTATTACAAGTTTGTTCATTGGCTCAGCGACCATCTGGGGTTTGATTTCGTATTCGAACACAACCCATTGGTCCGCTATCACATCCCCGCCAAACTGGATGATCGATACAGGTTGCCGGATGGCGAACTTTTCACCCATCACTCGGACACGCTGCTGGGCGATTATTTTCAACAGATCAACATGTGGCTGCCATTTTGTGACGTGAAAAATACCGGCGCGCTCAGCGTTTGCTCCAGAACTGCCAGCATCAACACCCTTAAAACCTTTGCCCAAGAGCAGGGTTATACCTATAACGAATACAAAGGAAGTCGGGTCGCCTTTTTTGACTATGCAAAGCAACGCCCTCAACTGATAGCCGACCTGCGCACTGACGCCATGCCGACCAACCTTCGTTACGGTCAATGCTTGATGTTTGACCCGCGGATTCTGCACGGGACCGCAGAGAATAGGGAAAACATAACGCGAGTCAGCATGGACTTCAGGATCGTCCCCTTGGACGACTACGAATCCATCATCAAGGAACTCGAGCGTCAAGGTGGGCGCCCCAATAGCTATGAAGGTGAAGGATTGATCAAGGGCGAGTTCTACAGCGCGCTGACCGCGCGAGAAATCATAAAAAATTAA
- a CDS encoding ABC transporter substrate-binding protein: MRHTLVLSALLGTGLLAATSISQAANNSLVFCSEGSPAGFDTAQYTTATDNDAAEPLYNRLAEFEKGATNVVPGLATSWDISEDGLKYTFHLREGVKFHTTKYFTPTRDFNADDVLFTFNRMLDPQQPFRKAYPTEFPYFNGMSLNKNIAKVEKTGPLTVVMTLNSVDAAFIQNIAMSFAAILSAEYADKLLAEGKPSDINQKPIGTGPFVFKSYQKDSNIRYTGNKQYWDPSRVKLENLIFAINTDASVRVQKLKANECQITLHPRPADVTALKNDPTLKLIEKPGFNLGYIAYNVRHKPFDQLEVRQALDMAVNKQGILNAVYQGAGQLAVNAMPPTQWSYDDTIKDAAYNPEKAKELLKAAGVKEGTEITLWAMPVQRPYNPNAKLMAEMLQADWAKIGLKVKIVSYEWGEYIKRTKNGEHDVSLIGWTGDNGDPDNWLGTLYSCDAIGGNNYSMWCDPAYDKFIKQAKVVTDRDQRTVLYKQAQHYLKQQVPITPIAHSTVNQPLSAKIEGFKVSPFGRNVFSGVSIDQ; encoded by the coding sequence ATGCGCCATACCTTGGTTTTATCCGCATTGCTGGGCACCGGCCTGTTGGCCGCCACTTCCATCAGCCAGGCCGCCAACAACAGCCTGGTGTTCTGCTCCGAAGGCAGCCCTGCCGGCTTCGACACTGCGCAGTACACGACCGCGACCGATAATGACGCCGCCGAGCCGTTGTACAACCGATTGGCAGAGTTCGAAAAAGGCGCCACCAACGTCGTACCCGGTCTGGCCACTAGCTGGGATATTTCCGAGGACGGCCTCAAGTACACCTTTCACCTGCGCGAAGGGGTGAAATTTCACACGACCAAGTACTTCACGCCGACCCGTGATTTCAACGCCGATGACGTGCTGTTCACGTTCAATCGCATGCTCGATCCGCAGCAACCTTTCCGTAAGGCTTATCCGACCGAGTTCCCGTATTTCAACGGGATGAGCCTGAACAAGAACATCGCCAAGGTCGAGAAGACCGGGCCGCTGACCGTGGTCATGACGCTCAACAGCGTCGACGCCGCGTTCATCCAGAACATCGCCATGAGCTTCGCCGCCATCCTGTCTGCCGAATATGCCGACAAGCTGCTGGCAGAAGGCAAGCCGAGCGACATCAACCAGAAGCCGATCGGCACCGGGCCGTTCGTGTTCAAGAGCTACCAGAAAGACTCCAACATCCGTTACACCGGCAACAAGCAGTACTGGGACCCGAGCCGGGTCAAGCTCGAGAACCTGATTTTCGCCATCAACACAGACGCCTCGGTGCGGGTACAGAAGCTCAAGGCCAACGAGTGCCAGATTACCCTGCATCCGCGTCCTGCCGACGTGACCGCGCTGAAGAACGACCCGACGCTCAAGCTCATCGAGAAGCCCGGTTTCAACCTCGGTTACATCGCCTACAACGTGCGCCACAAACCGTTCGACCAGCTCGAAGTGCGTCAGGCGCTGGACATGGCAGTGAACAAGCAAGGCATTCTCAACGCCGTCTATCAGGGCGCCGGCCAACTGGCCGTCAATGCCATGCCGCCGACCCAATGGTCTTACGACGACACTATCAAAGACGCCGCCTACAACCCGGAAAAAGCCAAGGAATTGCTCAAGGCTGCCGGCGTGAAAGAAGGCACCGAAATCACCTTGTGGGCGATGCCTGTTCAGCGACCTTACAACCCGAACGCCAAGTTGATGGCCGAAATGCTCCAGGCTGACTGGGCGAAAATCGGCCTCAAAGTGAAGATCGTCAGCTACGAATGGGGCGAGTACATCAAGCGCACCAAGAATGGCGAACACGACGTCAGCCTGATTGGCTGGACCGGTGACAATGGGGACCCGGACAACTGGCTCGGCACGCTTTACAGCTGCGACGCCATTGGTGGCAACAACTACTCCATGTGGTGCGATCCGGCTTATGACAAGTTCATCAAGCAGGCCAAGGTCGTCACCGACCGCGACCAGCGCACCGTGCTCTACAAACAGGCGCAGCACTACCTCAAGCAACAAGTGCCGATCACGCCTATCGCCCATTCGACGGTTAACCAGCCGTTGAGCGCCAAAATCGAAGGATTCAAGGTGAGTCCATTCGGTCGCAACGTGTTCTCGGGCGTCAGTATCGACCAATAA
- a CDS encoding aminotransferase class IV, protein MTKALAWLDGVYLQHDQMNLSPVTHSLSYASSVYEGMRSYGGKVFKCEEHLQRLQQSARLFKHDLYYTNATLTEACNELLKRNELQDAYIKIIVFYDEADVSFMGRGCRSKVVIFVLPFAPKAATAPYRLTTASWRRAPADCHPYQAKTSSTYAISFLSFRDKDEAFDDVLFLSISDTVCESSGSNIFFVKGSQLITPTTEMALAGITRRVIIDELAPALDLQVIQRDISSSELGQFDGAFLCGTAMDITEISCIDGVLYDKNQWVELLATNYKKSVMHTLS, encoded by the coding sequence ATGACCAAGGCTCTTGCCTGGCTGGATGGCGTATACCTCCAGCACGACCAGATGAACCTGTCGCCCGTCACACACTCGCTGTCCTATGCCTCCTCAGTCTACGAAGGCATGCGCAGCTATGGCGGTAAGGTATTCAAGTGCGAGGAGCATTTACAACGGTTACAACAGTCAGCCCGTTTGTTCAAACATGACCTGTATTACACCAACGCAACGCTGACTGAGGCGTGCAATGAACTGCTCAAGCGCAACGAGCTGCAAGATGCGTACATTAAAATCATCGTGTTTTATGACGAAGCTGACGTCAGCTTCATGGGTCGAGGTTGCCGCAGCAAAGTGGTGATATTCGTCCTGCCATTTGCTCCGAAGGCAGCGACCGCGCCTTACAGGCTCACGACCGCCAGTTGGAGACGCGCGCCCGCCGATTGTCATCCGTATCAAGCCAAAACCTCGTCCACCTATGCGATCAGTTTTTTGAGCTTCCGTGATAAAGATGAGGCGTTTGACGATGTGCTGTTTCTCTCGATCAGCGATACGGTCTGCGAGTCCAGTGGTTCCAATATCTTTTTTGTGAAGGGCAGCCAACTCATTACACCGACGACCGAAATGGCACTGGCGGGCATCACCCGCCGCGTCATCATTGACGAACTAGCCCCGGCACTGGATCTGCAAGTAATACAGCGTGACATTTCAAGCTCGGAACTGGGTCAGTTTGATGGCGCCTTTTTATGTGGCACAGCAATGGACATCACTGAAATCAGCTGCATTGACGGTGTGCTTTATGACAAGAACCAGTGGGTCGAGCTGTTGGCAACGAATTACAAGAAGAGCGTTATGCACACACTGTCCTAA
- a CDS encoding ABC transporter substrate-binding protein, whose translation MLKHAVIPFLVGAGLLASAPFAQAATNLVFCSEGSPAGFDPGQYTTGTDFDASAETMFNRLTQFERGGTAVIPGLATKWDISDDGLTYTFHLREGVKFHTTPYFKPTREFNADDVLFTFNRMINKDDPFRKAYPTEFPYFTDMAMDTNITKIDKVDDHTVKFTLKEVDAAFIQNMAMSFASVQSAEYAAQLLKEGKAADINQKPVGTGPFVFKSYQKDSNIRYTGNKDYWKPEDVKIDNLIFAITTDPSVRIQKLKKNECQITLFPRPADLAALKADKTLKMPDQAGFNLGYIAYNVMDKVKGSNEPNPLANLKVRQALDMAVNKPEIIKSVYQGAGQLAVNAMPPTQWSYDTTIKDAPFNPEKAKELLKEAGVKEGTEIVLWAMPVQRPYNPNAKLMAEMLQSDWKKIGLNVKITSYEWGEYIKRSKGGENQAMIIGWSGDNGDPDNWLNVLFGCDSLSGNNFSKWCDKKFDGLVKEAKRTTDQGKRTELYQQAQHVLKDAVPMTPIAHSTVFQPMRNNVQDFKISPFGLNSFYGVSVSK comes from the coding sequence ATGCTTAAACACGCGGTCATTCCGTTTTTAGTCGGCGCAGGCTTGTTAGCCTCCGCACCTTTCGCCCAAGCGGCGACTAACCTGGTGTTTTGCTCCGAAGGGAGCCCGGCCGGTTTTGATCCTGGTCAGTACACCACCGGAACCGACTTCGACGCCTCTGCAGAAACCATGTTCAACCGCTTGACCCAGTTCGAGCGCGGCGGCACCGCCGTGATTCCTGGTCTGGCAACCAAGTGGGACATCTCCGACGATGGCCTGACTTACACCTTCCACCTGCGTGAAGGCGTCAAGTTCCACACCACGCCGTACTTCAAGCCAACTCGTGAGTTCAACGCCGACGACGTGCTGTTCACCTTTAATCGCATGATTAACAAGGATGATCCGTTCCGTAAGGCGTACCCAACCGAATTCCCGTACTTCACCGACATGGCGATGGACACCAACATCACCAAGATCGATAAAGTCGACGACCACACCGTCAAGTTCACCCTCAAGGAAGTTGATGCCGCGTTCATCCAGAACATGGCCATGAGCTTCGCGTCGGTGCAGTCCGCCGAGTACGCGGCCCAGCTGCTGAAAGAAGGCAAAGCCGCCGACATCAACCAGAAGCCGGTCGGCACTGGCCCGTTCGTGTTCAAGAGCTACCAGAAAGACTCCAACATCCGCTACACCGGGAACAAGGACTACTGGAAGCCTGAAGACGTCAAGATCGACAACCTGATCTTCGCGATCACCACCGACCCGTCGGTACGTATTCAGAAGCTGAAAAAGAACGAGTGCCAGATCACTCTGTTCCCGCGCCCGGCCGACCTGGCAGCGCTCAAGGCTGACAAAACCCTGAAGATGCCTGATCAGGCTGGTTTCAACCTGGGCTACATCGCCTACAACGTGATGGACAAGGTCAAGGGCAGCAACGAGCCAAACCCGCTGGCCAACCTTAAAGTCCGTCAGGCACTGGACATGGCCGTCAACAAGCCAGAGATCATCAAGTCGGTGTACCAGGGCGCTGGCCAACTGGCCGTCAACGCAATGCCGCCAACCCAGTGGTCTTACGACACCACGATCAAGGACGCGCCGTTCAACCCTGAGAAAGCCAAGGAGCTGCTCAAGGAAGCCGGCGTCAAGGAAGGTACCGAGATCGTCCTGTGGGCGATGCCGGTACAGCGTCCGTACAACCCGAACGCCAAACTGATGGCTGAGATGTTGCAGTCCGACTGGAAGAAAATCGGCCTGAACGTCAAGATCACCAGCTACGAATGGGGCGAGTACATCAAGCGTTCCAAGGGCGGTGAAAACCAGGCGATGATCATTGGCTGGAGCGGTGACAATGGTGATCCGGACAACTGGCTCAACGTCCTGTTCGGCTGCGACTCGCTGAGCGGCAACAACTTCTCCAAGTGGTGCGACAAGAAGTTCGACGGTCTCGTCAAAGAAGCCAAGCGCACAACCGACCAAGGCAAGCGCACCGAACTGTACCAACAGGCGCAACACGTCCTCAAAGACGCTGTTCCAATGACACCTATCGCTCACTCGACGGTGTTCCAACCCATGCGCAACAACGTGCAGGACTTCAAGATCAGCCCGTTTGGCTTGAACTCCTTCTACGGCGTCAGCGTCAGCAAATAA
- a CDS encoding DUF6124 family protein, with the protein MDKLIPDPPFNTTTPNAEATEAEALLKDSEAIKRALDYYLDPPDQYAPKPRRPSTMFMIAPDMDTESLLAQACESLASASVMASDFAANLIGPQRNTVLAIQQIIMLAELAVNRALDNVDPQA; encoded by the coding sequence ATGGATAAGTTAATCCCCGATCCACCCTTCAACACCACAACCCCCAACGCCGAAGCCACCGAAGCCGAAGCGCTCCTCAAAGACAGCGAAGCCATAAAACGCGCTCTCGACTACTACCTCGATCCCCCTGACCAGTACGCCCCCAAACCCCGCCGCCCCAGCACGATGTTCATGATCGCCCCGGACATGGACACTGAAAGTCTCCTGGCACAAGCTTGCGAGTCATTGGCGTCGGCGAGTGTCATGGCCAGTGATTTCGCAGCAAACTTGATCGGCCCGCAGCGCAATACGGTGTTGGCAATTCAGCAAATCATCATGCTAGCGGAGTTGGCGGTGAATCGGGCACTGGATAACGTCGATCCGCAAGCGTAG
- a CDS encoding OprD family porin, with the protein MKLSSTALLALAISSVTATAYAETQSQAFTPVTVKEKSAQSEATGFVEGQSITGSTRNWYANESFKRGATLNYRKNGETRTTDRRINWVQGTIIKYNSGFTEGTVGFSTEVAAYNAIALDRDRKDLASGNGGAPEPGRGGRGNNRTLTESGGDAVDQWSKLGLANVKARFSNTTLTAGRQNFSSPQVDVIGNRPLPSSFEGVSLHSEELENLTFDIATFDRNSPRTEQSQRKFRSEYGDGTAEADHVNTAGITYTPFASLTTSLWGTQAEDLWNQYYFGATHVLGDSSVLSLTTGLNYYKTVDEGKKLLGEIDNDTYSLSLGLTHQAHSLTFSYQEVNGNEYFDYLHETNGIYLANSLLSDFNGPNEKSFQIAYGLNMAEYGIPGLKFNIYQARGWGIDGTHYAGGGYDGVQAMDGENHYEYGIGTSYAVQSGPLKATAIRATYTAHRASDNQADGSLNEFRLVTTIPFNIL; encoded by the coding sequence ATGAAACTGAGCAGCACCGCGTTATTGGCCCTGGCCATCAGCAGCGTAACCGCCACGGCATACGCAGAAACCCAAAGCCAGGCTTTCACCCCGGTTACCGTGAAAGAGAAAAGCGCCCAAAGCGAAGCCACCGGCTTTGTTGAAGGCCAATCGATCACCGGTTCCACGCGTAACTGGTATGCGAATGAGTCGTTCAAGCGGGGCGCGACGCTCAACTATCGTAAAAATGGTGAGACTCGTACGACTGACCGTCGCATCAACTGGGTTCAAGGCACGATCATCAAGTACAACTCGGGCTTCACCGAGGGCACGGTCGGTTTCAGCACCGAAGTGGCGGCATACAACGCCATTGCTCTGGACCGCGATCGCAAAGACCTCGCATCCGGTAACGGTGGTGCTCCCGAGCCAGGTCGTGGCGGCCGTGGCAACAACCGTACTTTGACTGAAAGTGGCGGTGACGCTGTTGACCAGTGGAGCAAACTGGGCCTGGCCAACGTCAAGGCACGTTTCTCCAACACCACACTGACTGCCGGTCGCCAGAACTTCAGCAGCCCGCAAGTGGATGTCATCGGTAACCGTCCACTGCCTTCGAGCTTCGAGGGTGTCAGTCTGCACAGCGAAGAGTTGGAAAACCTGACTTTCGACATCGCCACCTTTGACCGTAACTCACCGCGTACCGAACAGAGCCAGCGCAAGTTCCGTTCCGAATACGGCGACGGTACCGCTGAAGCCGATCACGTCAATACCGCCGGTATCACTTACACGCCGTTCGCCAGCCTGACCACCAGCCTGTGGGGCACCCAGGCCGAAGACCTGTGGAACCAGTACTACTTCGGCGCCACCCACGTTCTGGGTGACAGCTCGGTCCTGAGCCTGACCACCGGCCTGAACTACTACAAAACCGTCGACGAAGGCAAAAAGCTGCTGGGCGAAATCGACAACGACACCTACTCCCTGTCGTTGGGCCTGACTCATCAGGCCCACAGCCTGACCTTCTCCTACCAGGAAGTGAACGGTAACGAGTACTTCGACTACCTGCACGAAACCAACGGCATCTACCTGGCCAACTCCCTGCTGTCGGACTTCAACGGCCCGAACGAAAAATCGTTCCAGATCGCCTACGGTCTGAACATGGCTGAATACGGCATTCCAGGTCTGAAGTTCAACATCTACCAAGCTCGTGGCTGGGGCATCGACGGTACTCACTATGCCGGCGGCGGTTACGACGGCGTGCAGGCGATGGACGGCGAAAACCACTATGAATACGGCATCGGTACTTCGTACGCCGTACAGAGCGGCCCGCTCAAGGCCACGGCTATCCGCGCGACCTACACCGCTCACCGCGCCAGCGATAACCAGGCGGATGGCAGCCTCAACGAGTTCCGTCTCGTGACCACCATCCCGTTCAACATTCTGTAA
- a CDS encoding ABC transporter permease subunit — protein MTMTTPASTTNQAVTVDQSLLYPSPYKEFWQAFSKNKGAVAGLMFMLLVIFCAIFAPWVAPHNPSEQYRDFLLTPPSWLEGGQIQFLLGTDELGRDLLSRLINGSRLSLLIGLSSVVMSLIPGILLGLFAGFFPKLLGPTIMRLMDIMLALPSLLLAVAIVAILGPGLINTIIAIAVVSLPSYVRLTRAAVMGELNRDYVTAARLAGAGLPRLMFVTVLPNCMAPLIVQATLSFSSAILDAAALGFLGLGVQPPTPEWGTMLASARDYIERAWWVVSLPGLTILLSVLAINLMGDGLRDALDPKLKNAA, from the coding sequence ATGACCATGACCACTCCAGCTTCAACTACAAATCAAGCGGTAACAGTCGATCAAAGCCTGCTGTACCCGTCCCCTTACAAAGAATTCTGGCAAGCGTTTTCCAAGAACAAAGGTGCCGTCGCCGGCCTGATGTTCATGCTGCTGGTGATTTTCTGCGCAATTTTCGCGCCGTGGGTTGCCCCGCATAACCCGAGCGAACAATACCGTGACTTCCTGCTGACCCCGCCGTCCTGGCTGGAAGGCGGGCAGATCCAGTTCCTGCTCGGCACCGATGAACTGGGTCGCGACCTGCTGTCGCGACTGATCAACGGTTCGCGCCTGTCCCTGCTGATCGGCTTGTCGTCGGTGGTGATGTCGCTGATTCCGGGCATCCTTTTGGGTCTGTTCGCCGGCTTCTTCCCGAAACTGCTCGGCCCGACCATCATGCGTCTGATGGACATCATGCTGGCCCTGCCGTCGCTGCTGCTGGCCGTGGCGATTGTCGCCATCCTCGGCCCTGGCCTGATCAACACCATTATTGCCATCGCCGTGGTTTCGTTGCCGTCCTATGTTCGTCTGACCCGCGCCGCGGTGATGGGCGAATTGAACCGCGACTACGTGACCGCCGCGCGCCTGGCTGGTGCCGGTCTGCCACGCCTGATGTTCGTCACCGTGCTGCCCAACTGCATGGCGCCGCTGATCGTTCAGGCGACCTTGAGCTTCTCCTCGGCGATTCTCGATGCTGCGGCACTGGGCTTCCTCGGCCTTGGCGTACAACCGCCAACCCCTGAGTGGGGCACCATGCTGGCTTCGGCTCGCGACTACATCGAACGCGCCTGGTGGGTCGTCAGTCTGCCTGGTTTGACCATTTTGCTCAGCGTGCTGGCAATCAACTTGATGGGCGACGGCCTGCGCGATGCGCTGGACCCGAAACTCAAGAACGCCGCCTGA